The proteins below are encoded in one region of Pseudomonas sp. SCB32:
- a CDS encoding C40 family peptidase — protein sequence MRPFLILNMTLLITLAAPLCEAREPAKSTQAYKAVGSLSHNAHAKSVNRNVVRLHLPAKRPLQAGVHDGHRTTNSRVVARARQLVGIPYRRGGTSVSSGFDCSGLLVYLFRTEAGMKVPRTTGEMIQSSGLRIDRDELKPGDAVFFNRNGRGQTSHVGLYIGNNQFIHAPSSGERVRLDSLADGYWQRSFTTARRFNG from the coding sequence ATGCGTCCGTTTCTTATCCTGAACATGACCCTGCTGATTACCCTGGCCGCTCCGCTTTGCGAGGCCAGGGAGCCCGCGAAATCCACACAGGCCTACAAGGCCGTCGGCAGCCTGTCGCATAACGCCCATGCCAAGTCGGTCAATCGCAATGTCGTGCGCCTGCACCTGCCGGCCAAGCGTCCCCTGCAGGCCGGTGTGCACGACGGCCATCGCACTACCAATTCCCGAGTAGTCGCCCGCGCCCGCCAACTGGTCGGCATTCCCTACCGACGCGGCGGCACCTCGGTGAGCAGCGGTTTCGACTGCAGCGGCCTGCTGGTCTACCTGTTCCGCACTGAAGCGGGCATGAAGGTGCCACGGACCACCGGGGAAATGATCCAGAGCAGCGGCCTGCGCATCGATCGCGATGAACTCAAGCCGGGCGATGCGGTGTTCTTCAATCGCAACGGTCGAGGCCAGACCAGCCACGTGGGGCTGTACATCGGCAATAACCAGTTCATCCACGCGCCCAGCTCCGGCGAACGTGTCCGCCTGGATTCCCTGGCCGACGGTTACTGGCAACGCAGCTTCACCACCGCTCGCCGCTTCAACGGCTAA
- a CDS encoding FUSC family protein: MAKHPSILSLPFRRLANPYTRYRYAAWIHCIRVGLALLASMLLTSALNLPHGLWASVTVLVVMGGLVHQGTIRGKSYERVVGTLVGAALGLCVIAVYDQARSQFLAYLLMSVLGAASAFFAIRRPGYVALLAGITLCIVAGPGETGFTEGLWRSANVLIGVAVALLFSQIYPLRAVYVWRYLLSDNLRACARMYGQLSSNHDFTPEHFARQLEELDHRLVASRAHLGPVARETGMPLRDLEIIQRIHRAVMGTLESLIASRQFAAQAGEIEPVPSSLDNHRQLIGRLLLQSAHALKFSRTSKLVQACQGLDNLSARPLNLTDSFEKQGFYWLTLRLYEQVEMLSEKLAATAPHWNIQSRDRN; the protein is encoded by the coding sequence TTGGCGAAGCACCCGTCGATCCTCAGCCTGCCCTTCCGCCGCCTGGCCAACCCCTACACCCGCTACCGCTACGCCGCCTGGATCCACTGCATCCGGGTCGGCCTGGCGTTACTGGCGTCGATGCTGCTGACCAGCGCGCTGAACCTGCCCCACGGTCTCTGGGCCTCGGTGACGGTACTGGTGGTGATGGGCGGTCTGGTGCACCAGGGCACTATTCGCGGCAAGTCCTATGAACGGGTAGTCGGCACCCTGGTCGGCGCGGCGCTGGGCCTGTGCGTGATCGCCGTGTACGACCAGGCCCGCTCCCAGTTCCTGGCCTACCTGCTGATGTCGGTACTCGGCGCCGCCTCGGCGTTCTTCGCCATCCGCCGCCCCGGCTACGTCGCATTGCTGGCGGGGATCACCCTGTGCATCGTCGCGGGCCCCGGGGAAACCGGCTTCACCGAAGGGCTTTGGCGCTCGGCCAACGTGCTGATCGGCGTCGCCGTCGCCCTGCTCTTCTCGCAGATCTACCCGCTGCGGGCGGTCTACGTCTGGCGCTACCTGCTCTCGGACAACCTGCGGGCCTGCGCGCGCATGTATGGGCAGCTATCGTCCAACCACGACTTCACTCCGGAGCATTTCGCCCGCCAACTGGAAGAGCTGGATCACCGCCTGGTGGCCTCGCGCGCCCACCTGGGACCGGTGGCGCGGGAAACCGGGATGCCGTTGCGCGACCTGGAGATCATCCAGCGCATTCATCGCGCGGTGATGGGCACCCTCGAATCGCTGATCGCCTCGCGCCAGTTCGCCGCCCAGGCTGGCGAGATCGAACCGGTGCCGTCGAGCCTGGACAACCATCGGCAACTGATCGGCCGCCTGCTGCTGCAGTCGGCCCATGCCCTGAAATTCAGCCGCACCAGCAAGCTGGTGCAGGCCTGCCAGGGCCTGGATAACCTCTCCGCGCGCCCGCTCAACCTCACCGACTCCTTCGAGAAGCAGGGCTTCTACTGGCTGACGCTGCGCCTGTACGAACAGGTGGAGATGCTCTCGGAGAAGCTCGCCGCCACGGCACCGCACTGGAACATCCAGAGCCGTGACCGCAACTGA
- a CDS encoding metallophosphoesterase → MLVLAALFAVVGGVVGFMVMVPPPPYTPLTGQPTSQVTLLALGDQGTGNLQQWRVARGMERVAEREGGLNMVLLLGDNFYGRGLTGISDPTWQLKFERVYHGSWLSRVPFYAVLGNHDYPESAAVELDYGRKGAGSGRWQMPDPFYARDFGDVDGRPLLRVVFLDTSQDAASRQRQADFMQAAFAKSGPAPVWKMVVAHHAIRSGGGKHGEDPELLAQLLPAMQRSGVDIYLSGHEHNQQVLVRPGEPAWLISGGGGQSIDGFKPQAATDDTPFAVARPGFARLAFTPERLQLAYYDADGSQEQRFLWARACPWMAQGCLHRDDASQIATN, encoded by the coding sequence TTGCTAGTCCTCGCTGCGTTGTTCGCGGTGGTGGGCGGCGTGGTGGGCTTCATGGTGATGGTTCCGCCGCCGCCTTACACCCCGTTGACCGGTCAGCCGACCTCGCAGGTCACCCTGCTGGCGCTGGGCGACCAGGGGACCGGCAATCTCCAGCAATGGCGCGTAGCGCGAGGCATGGAGCGTGTCGCCGAGCGCGAGGGCGGGCTGAACATGGTGCTGCTGCTGGGCGACAACTTCTACGGCCGTGGGCTGACCGGAATCAGCGATCCCACCTGGCAGCTGAAGTTCGAGCGCGTCTATCACGGCAGCTGGCTGAGCCGCGTGCCATTCTATGCGGTGCTGGGTAACCATGACTACCCGGAATCCGCCGCCGTCGAGCTGGACTACGGGCGCAAGGGCGCCGGCTCCGGCCGCTGGCAGATGCCTGACCCCTTCTATGCGCGCGATTTCGGTGATGTCGATGGGCGTCCGCTGCTGCGTGTGGTGTTCCTCGACACCTCCCAGGACGCTGCCAGCCGCCAGCGCCAGGCGGACTTCATGCAAGCGGCCTTTGCCAAGAGCGGCCCCGCGCCGGTGTGGAAGATGGTGGTGGCCCACCATGCGATCCGCAGCGGCGGCGGCAAGCATGGCGAAGACCCGGAGTTGCTGGCGCAGCTGCTGCCGGCCATGCAGCGCAGCGGGGTGGACATCTATCTGTCGGGACATGAGCACAATCAGCAGGTGCTGGTGCGCCCCGGTGAGCCCGCCTGGCTGATCTCCGGCGGCGGCGGGCAGTCCATTGACGGCTTCAAGCCCCAGGCGGCGACCGACGACACCCCGTTCGCCGTGGCGCGCCCAGGCTTCGCACGGCTGGCCTTCACGCCGGAGCGACTGCAACTGGCCTACTACGATGCGGACGGCAGCCAGGAGCAGCGCTTCCTCTGGGCGCGGGCCTGCCCGTGGATGGCGCAGGGTTGTCTGCACCGGGATGATGCCTCCCAGATAGCGACGAACTGA
- a CDS encoding gamma-glutamyl-gamma-aminobutyrate hydrolase family protein (Members of this family of hydrolases with an active site Cys residue belong to MEROPS family C26.), with product MGRRRNALRIGLIGDPDSRVTAHWAIPLALQQSLLPHSGTLRIDWLDTPSLADGLPLHAYAGFWCTPGSPYLETEGALRAITYAREHGVPFLGTCGGFQHALLERARQVLGWQDAAHGETDPQATRPVIHALPCSLVEASETIALRPGSRLAAIYGLPSIREGYRCSYGVNPEFQGALFGDSLRASAHSEDGSIRALEDTDHPFFLATLFQPERKALAGISVPLAQALLAAAFRYTASTAGSPA from the coding sequence ATGGGACGACGGCGCAACGCTCTGCGAATCGGCTTGATCGGCGACCCCGACAGCCGCGTCACCGCGCACTGGGCGATCCCCCTCGCGCTGCAACAGTCACTGCTGCCCCACAGCGGCACCTTGCGCATCGACTGGCTGGACACGCCGAGCCTGGCGGACGGCCTGCCGCTGCACGCCTACGCCGGCTTCTGGTGCACCCCCGGCAGCCCTTACCTGGAGACCGAAGGAGCGCTGCGCGCCATCACCTACGCCCGCGAGCACGGCGTGCCCTTTCTCGGCACCTGTGGCGGTTTCCAGCACGCGTTGCTGGAGCGCGCCCGCCAGGTGCTCGGCTGGCAGGATGCAGCCCACGGCGAGACTGACCCGCAGGCCACGCGCCCGGTGATCCATGCGCTTCCCTGCTCACTGGTGGAGGCCAGCGAAACCATCGCCCTGCGCCCCGGCTCGCGCCTGGCCGCCATCTACGGCCTGCCGAGCATCCGCGAAGGCTATCGCTGCAGCTACGGGGTGAACCCCGAGTTCCAGGGCGCGCTGTTCGGCGATTCGCTGCGTGCCAGCGCCCACAGCGAGGACGGCAGCATCCGCGCGCTGGAAGACACGGACCACCCGTTCTTCCTCGCCACCCTGTTCCAGCCCGAACGCAAGGCGCTCGCCGGCATCAGCGTACCGCTGGCCCAGGCCTTGCTCGCCGCCGCCTTCCGCTACACCGCGTCCACCGCCGGGAGCCCCGCATGA
- a CDS encoding glycosyltransferase family 39 protein yields the protein MHSYRHLALLLVLGGLLFFIALGGHQLQGSTEPRVAGIAMEMYLDHDWVTPRLNGMPFLEKPPLSLWLDVTFMRLFGPTALAARLASAFAGLFCVLLLFGTLKRVGRPPLPALLAGLMLMTMASFWGNARQVGEDALLALGVTLALLSFMQAWLTPPGRPGHWLAFALGIALATLSKGVLGLALPGVVIFTCLLWDTVTRRRLDIAAWIRPALWTLLGLVPLCIWLLLLYRDGGIAALQEILWTNSFGRFSGSFSDAGHMEPFYYYLAHLPEAFLPWNLLLYLGLWHFRKRLASERHLLFFCLWLAAQFTLLTFASSKRMVYLMSLAPAAAVICAEYGSELLQRWRDRHADGERRARATVFTLMGLVSCLYLGYALWVEPRADEKESFLPLTEAIHQQQMAGKQVTLFQPSERLAGAAVFYSRSRLPALDTPEQLMAQLSQPGEQVALLESETVPQAPLNVVQHYRVGQRDYYFVNHETGAH from the coding sequence ATGCATTCCTATCGCCACCTCGCCCTGCTGCTCGTGCTGGGCGGCCTGCTTTTCTTCATCGCGCTGGGCGGTCACCAGTTGCAAGGTTCCACCGAGCCGCGCGTGGCAGGCATCGCGATGGAGATGTACCTCGATCATGACTGGGTGACCCCACGCCTGAACGGTATGCCCTTCCTGGAAAAACCGCCGCTGAGCCTGTGGCTCGATGTCACCTTCATGCGCCTGTTCGGACCGACCGCGCTGGCCGCGCGCCTGGCCTCGGCGTTCGCCGGGCTGTTCTGCGTCCTGCTGCTCTTCGGCACGCTGAAGCGCGTCGGGCGCCCACCGCTGCCGGCGCTGCTCGCCGGCCTGATGCTGATGACCATGGCGAGCTTCTGGGGCAACGCCCGCCAGGTCGGCGAAGACGCCCTGCTCGCCCTGGGCGTGACACTGGCGCTGCTGTCCTTCATGCAGGCCTGGCTCACGCCACCGGGCAGGCCGGGCCACTGGCTGGCCTTCGCCCTGGGCATCGCGCTCGCCACCCTGAGCAAGGGTGTGCTGGGCCTGGCGCTGCCGGGCGTGGTGATCTTCACCTGCCTGCTCTGGGACACCGTCACCCGGCGCCGCCTGGACATCGCCGCCTGGATCCGTCCGGCGCTGTGGACGCTGCTGGGCCTCGTGCCGCTGTGCATCTGGCTGCTGCTCCTGTACCGCGACGGCGGCATCGCGGCCCTGCAGGAAATCCTCTGGACCAACAGTTTCGGGCGTTTCAGCGGCTCGTTCAGCGACGCCGGCCATATGGAGCCTTTCTACTACTACCTGGCCCACCTGCCCGAAGCCTTCCTGCCATGGAACCTGCTGCTCTACCTGGGCCTCTGGCATTTCCGCAAACGCCTGGCGAGCGAGCGCCACCTGCTGTTCTTCTGCCTCTGGCTGGCGGCGCAATTCACCCTGCTGACGTTCGCCTCGAGCAAGCGCATGGTCTACCTGATGTCGCTCGCCCCAGCGGCGGCGGTGATCTGCGCCGAGTACGGCAGCGAGCTGCTGCAACGCTGGCGTGACCGCCACGCCGACGGTGAACGGCGAGCCCGCGCCACGGTGTTCACCCTGATGGGACTGGTGTCCTGCCTCTACCTGGGCTACGCCCTGTGGGTCGAACCGCGCGCCGACGAAAAGGAATCCTTCCTGCCGCTGACCGAGGCGATTCACCAACAGCAGATGGCCGGCAAGCAGGTCACGCTGTTCCAGCCCAGCGAGCGCCTGGCCGGCGCCGCCGTGTTCTACAGCCGCAGCCGCCTGCCGGCGCTGGACACTCCAGAGCAGTTGATGGCGCAACTCAGCCAGCCGGGCGAACAGGTCGCGCTGCTGGAAAGCGAGACGGTACCGCAGGCGCCCCTGAACGTGGTGCAGCACTACCGCGTCGGCCAACGCGATTACTACTTCGTCAATCACGAGACAGGCGCGCATTGA
- a CDS encoding C40 family peptidase — translation MRPSPWLPLFLLCATCSPGLALADDFDVPSWRRYQFDALEQQLARPAVRPSPPRPATTLTPTEGRRSMDTTRIIARAYELIGKPYRWGGESLEEGFDCSGLLVYLYSSIANRKLPRTTASMIAQHDNEVGADELRPGDAVFFNHNGNGQTSHVGLYIGDKRFIHAPSTGKTIRIDSLADSYWQRSYTTARRFSG, via the coding sequence ATGCGCCCCTCCCCCTGGCTTCCCCTGTTCCTGCTTTGCGCCACCTGTTCCCCCGGTCTTGCCCTGGCCGATGACTTCGATGTGCCATCCTGGCGGCGCTACCAGTTCGACGCGCTGGAGCAACAGTTGGCGCGCCCTGCCGTCCGCCCGAGCCCGCCGCGCCCGGCAACGACCCTCACGCCCACCGAGGGGCGGCGCTCGATGGACACCACTCGGATCATCGCCCGCGCCTATGAGCTGATCGGCAAACCCTACCGCTGGGGCGGCGAAAGCCTGGAGGAAGGTTTCGATTGCAGCGGGCTGCTGGTCTACCTGTACAGCAGCATCGCCAACCGCAAGCTGCCACGCACCACCGCGTCAATGATCGCCCAGCACGACAACGAGGTAGGCGCTGATGAGCTGCGCCCAGGCGATGCCGTGTTCTTCAACCACAACGGCAACGGTCAGACCAGTCATGTCGGCCTGTACATCGGCGACAAACGCTTCATCCACGCGCCGAGCACTGGCAAGACCATCCGCATCGACTCGCTCGCGGACAGCTATTGGCAGCGCAGCTACACCACGGCGCGGCGCTTCAGCGGGTGA
- a CDS encoding antibiotic biosynthesis monooxygenase: MIASTPQPPYYAVVFTSLRSEQDEGYADTAGRMLELAAKQDGFLGVESARGADGLGITVSYWRDEAAIRHWRDVIEHRSAQKRGRQDWYSAFQVRVCRVERAYGFEH, from the coding sequence ATGATCGCCAGCACACCCCAACCGCCCTACTACGCCGTGGTCTTCACCTCCCTGCGCAGCGAGCAGGACGAGGGCTATGCCGACACCGCCGGACGCATGCTGGAGCTGGCCGCCAAGCAGGACGGCTTCCTTGGCGTCGAATCCGCACGGGGTGCCGACGGACTCGGCATAACCGTGTCGTACTGGCGCGATGAGGCGGCCATCCGCCACTGGCGTGATGTGATCGAGCACCGTAGCGCCCAGAAGCGCGGGCGGCAGGACTGGTACAGCGCCTTCCAGGTGCGGGTCTGCCGGGTCGAGCGGGCCTACGGATTCGAGCACTGA
- a CDS encoding 3-oxoacyl-ACP reductase family protein, with product MTTTLPLSGKVAFVQGGSRGIGAAIVQRLANEGAAVAFTYVSSAQKAEDLAASIEAIGGRAMAIKADSADAASVQAAIDSAAQRFGRIDILVNNAGVLAIAPLEDFSLDDFDRTVAVNVRSVFVATQAAARHMGEGGRVITIGSTNAERMPFAGGGVYAMSKSAIVGLTKGLARDLGPRGITVNNVQPGPVDTDMNPADSDFAESLMDLMAVGRYGRAEEIAAFVAYLSGPEAGYITGASLTIDGGFGA from the coding sequence ATGACCACCACCCTGCCTCTCAGTGGCAAAGTCGCCTTCGTTCAAGGCGGTTCCCGCGGCATCGGCGCCGCCATCGTGCAGCGCCTGGCCAATGAAGGTGCCGCCGTGGCCTTCACCTACGTAAGCTCGGCGCAGAAGGCCGAAGACCTTGCCGCCAGCATCGAGGCTATCGGTGGCCGCGCCATGGCGATCAAGGCCGACAGCGCCGACGCCGCTTCCGTGCAGGCCGCCATCGACAGCGCCGCCCAGCGTTTCGGTCGCATCGATATCCTGGTGAACAACGCCGGCGTGCTGGCCATCGCCCCGTTGGAAGACTTCAGCCTGGACGACTTCGACCGCACTGTCGCGGTGAACGTGCGCAGCGTCTTCGTCGCCACCCAGGCTGCGGCGCGGCACATGGGCGAGGGTGGCCGGGTCATCACCATCGGCAGCACCAATGCCGAACGCATGCCCTTCGCCGGTGGCGGGGTCTACGCCATGAGCAAATCGGCCATCGTCGGCCTGACCAAGGGCCTGGCCCGCGACCTCGGCCCGCGCGGCATCACCGTCAACAATGTGCAGCCCGGCCCGGTGGATACCGACATGAACCCGGCAGACAGCGACTTCGCAGAATCCCTGATGGACCTGATGGCGGTCGGCCGTTATGGCCGCGCGGAAGAGATCGCCGCCTTCGTGGCCTACCTGTCCGGCCCGGAAGCCGGCTATATCACGGGCGCCAGCCTGACCATCGACGGCGGTTTCGGGGCTTGA
- a CDS encoding LysR family transcriptional regulator — MQSRSASMQYRLEYADLALVLALVRGGSLARAAELLDVDVSTVFRAIRRLEKALGTALFEKGRHGYLPTATAQQLANQAELAEQALEAARLSLEQGLDVLSGTVRLTCSDTVLQGLLLPALARFMKRYPALNLELTTSNAFANLSRRDADIALRLTSSPPEHLVGRSLGNVHYVLCAHRDYLAEQGKRPWQDMSWIAPDDFLPDHSSVAWRRQAFPAVIPAYRCNSMLTVHDLCRAGLGLAALPAFLLRPDDGLRVLEGELPGCSTHLWLLTRPDCRALRAVVTLFEELAGNLFMDKRAGTGRQG; from the coding sequence GTGCAATCCCGGAGTGCGTCTATGCAATATCGTCTTGAATACGCCGATCTCGCCCTCGTGCTGGCGCTGGTGCGCGGCGGCAGCCTGGCCCGTGCGGCTGAGTTGCTGGACGTGGATGTCTCCACGGTATTCCGCGCCATACGCCGGCTGGAGAAGGCCCTGGGCACCGCGCTGTTCGAAAAGGGCCGGCATGGCTACCTGCCGACCGCCACCGCCCAGCAGCTCGCCAATCAGGCGGAACTGGCCGAGCAGGCGCTGGAGGCCGCCCGGTTGAGCCTGGAGCAGGGGCTCGACGTGCTCAGCGGCACCGTGCGCCTGACCTGCTCCGACACTGTGCTGCAAGGCCTGCTGCTGCCGGCGCTGGCGCGCTTCATGAAACGATACCCGGCGCTGAACCTGGAGCTGACCACCTCCAATGCCTTCGCCAACCTCAGCCGCCGTGATGCCGACATCGCCCTGCGCCTGACCAGTTCGCCCCCGGAGCATCTGGTCGGACGCAGCCTGGGCAATGTGCATTACGTCCTTTGCGCGCACCGCGATTACCTCGCCGAACAGGGCAAGCGGCCCTGGCAGGACATGAGCTGGATCGCGCCGGACGATTTCCTGCCCGACCACTCCAGCGTCGCCTGGCGCCGCCAGGCGTTCCCGGCGGTAATTCCGGCGTACCGCTGCAACAGCATGCTCACGGTGCACGACCTGTGCCGCGCGGGCCTGGGGCTGGCGGCGCTTCCCGCGTTCCTGCTGCGGCCCGACGACGGCCTGCGGGTGCTGGAGGGCGAGTTGCCGGGGTGCAGCACCCACCTCTGGCTGCTGACGCGCCCGGACTGTCGCGCATTGCGCGCGGTGGTGACTCTGTTCGAGGAACTGGCCGGCAATCTCTTCATGGACAAGCGAGCGGGGACCGGCCGCCAGGGCTAG
- a CDS encoding LysR family transcriptional regulator codes for MESLISIECFVRSAEAGSFAAAARRLALTPAAVSKNVARLENNLGVRLFQRSTRSLTLTEAGERFLDEASGGLASLQSAIANLASTDGQPSGALKVSMGLVFGRDYILPLLPDFLERYPAIRPDWHFDNRQVDLIAEGFDAAIGGGFELPPGVVARKLSPAHLVLLASPAYLDAHPPIRYPSDLPSHDGIRIRSPQTGRVRPWPLVNRQHAQAPIALKERMTMSDPEAACFAALKGLGVTLVSMQHALPYLDDGRLLRVLPEWYVDAGNTAIYYAAQKLLPAKTRAFVDHVVDHFRETGLGQRFSAI; via the coding sequence ATGGAAAGCCTGATCAGTATCGAATGCTTCGTCCGCAGCGCCGAAGCCGGCAGTTTCGCCGCCGCCGCGCGGCGCCTGGCGCTGACACCGGCGGCGGTGAGCAAGAACGTGGCGCGGCTGGAGAACAACCTGGGCGTGCGGCTGTTCCAGCGTAGTACCCGCAGCCTGACCCTGACCGAAGCGGGTGAGCGATTCCTCGATGAAGCCAGCGGCGGCCTGGCCAGCCTGCAGAGCGCCATCGCCAACCTGGCCAGCACCGACGGCCAGCCCAGCGGGGCGCTGAAAGTGAGCATGGGGCTGGTGTTCGGCCGCGACTACATCCTGCCGCTGCTGCCGGACTTCCTCGAGCGCTACCCGGCGATCCGCCCGGACTGGCACTTCGACAACCGCCAGGTGGACCTGATCGCCGAGGGCTTCGACGCCGCCATCGGCGGCGGCTTCGAACTGCCGCCGGGCGTCGTGGCGCGCAAGCTCTCGCCGGCGCATCTGGTGCTGCTGGCCTCGCCGGCCTATCTCGACGCCCATCCACCCATCCGTTACCCGAGCGACCTGCCCAGCCACGACGGCATCCGCATCCGCTCGCCGCAGACCGGCCGGGTGCGCCCCTGGCCGCTGGTCAACCGCCAGCACGCCCAGGCGCCCATCGCGCTGAAGGAACGCATGACCATGAGCGACCCGGAAGCGGCCTGCTTCGCCGCCCTCAAGGGTCTGGGTGTCACCCTGGTCAGCATGCAGCACGCCCTGCCCTACCTGGACGACGGCCGGCTCCTGCGGGTGCTGCCGGAGTGGTACGTGGATGCCGGCAACACCGCCATCTACTACGCCGCGCAGAAGCTGCTGCCGGCCAAGACCCGCGCCTTCGTCGACCATGTCGTCGATCACTTCCGCGAGACGGGTCTGGGGCAGCGCTTTTCGGCGATCTGA
- a CDS encoding I78 family peptidase inhibitor, with protein MPLNRVTLLSLFAVAALAGCSSKDASTDAASPASQTPSAQSASCDAKAVQALIGKTIDPTLAEQARRDAGASVARVLRPHQPITMEYNSQRLNIDVDDHQVVQQVNCG; from the coding sequence ATGCCCTTGAACCGAGTGACCCTGTTGTCGCTTTTCGCCGTGGCCGCGCTGGCCGGTTGCAGCTCCAAGGACGCTTCGACCGATGCCGCCTCGCCTGCTTCGCAAACGCCGTCGGCGCAGTCCGCAAGCTGTGACGCCAAGGCCGTGCAGGCGTTGATCGGCAAGACCATCGATCCGACCCTGGCTGAGCAGGCCCGCCGCGATGCCGGCGCCAGCGTGGCGCGGGTGCTGCGTCCGCACCAGCCGATCACCATGGAGTACAACTCCCAACGCCTGAACATCGACGTCGATGACCATCAGGTGGTGCAGCAGGTCAACTGCGGCTGA
- a CDS encoding efflux transporter outer membrane subunit, which produces MIRPRSLLSPLALALAVALAGCAIGPDYKRPELTVPASFKEGEGWQLAKPQDGFNHGAWWELYGDATLNDLQKRLVAANQTLAQSLASYRQAQALTKGARASFFPTISADVGKTRSGQGTGSGGSVRLPDGSTVASGGSSSSVSNSYSASLGVSWELDLWGKLRRQLEADTASMDASAADLAASRLSLQSQLAQNYLQLRVMDRQIKLLNDTVVAYERSLKLTENQYNAGIVTKADVAQARTQLKSTEAQAIDLKYQRAQLEHAIAVLVGVPPAQFALAAVDAVPSLPSVPALLPSELLQRRPDVASAERKVIAANAQIGVAKAAWFPDLTLTAAGGYRSGSFQNWIETPNRYWSIGPQFAMTLFDGGLIASQVEQAEASYDQTVASYRQTVLDSFREVEDYMVQLKVLEQESGVQKEALDSAREALRLTFNQYKAGTIDYANVVTTQTTALSNERTLLTLQGSRLTASVQLIAALGGGWDTAKIAEEGQAKRD; this is translated from the coding sequence ATGATCCGCCCCCGTTCCTTGCTCTCTCCACTGGCATTGGCGCTGGCCGTGGCCCTGGCCGGTTGCGCCATCGGCCCGGACTACAAGCGCCCCGAGCTGACGGTGCCCGCCAGCTTCAAGGAAGGCGAGGGTTGGCAGTTGGCGAAACCGCAGGACGGCTTCAACCACGGAGCCTGGTGGGAACTGTACGGCGACGCCACGCTGAACGACCTGCAGAAACGCCTGGTCGCCGCGAACCAGACCCTTGCGCAATCGCTGGCGTCCTACCGCCAGGCCCAGGCGCTGACCAAGGGCGCGCGCGCCTCGTTCTTCCCGACCATCAGCGCCGACGTCGGCAAGACCCGTTCCGGCCAGGGCACTGGCAGCGGGGGCAGCGTACGCCTGCCAGACGGCTCCACCGTCGCCAGCGGGGGGAGCAGCAGCTCGGTCAGCAACAGCTATTCGGCGAGTCTGGGCGTGAGCTGGGAGCTGGACCTGTGGGGCAAGCTGCGTCGCCAGCTGGAGGCCGACACCGCCAGCATGGACGCCAGCGCCGCGGACCTGGCCGCCTCGCGCCTGTCGTTGCAGTCGCAGCTGGCCCAGAACTACCTGCAACTGCGCGTGATGGACCGGCAGATCAAGCTGCTCAACGACACCGTGGTGGCCTATGAGCGCTCGCTGAAACTCACCGAGAACCAGTACAACGCCGGCATCGTCACCAAGGCCGACGTGGCACAGGCGCGCACCCAGCTGAAAAGCACCGAGGCCCAGGCCATCGACCTGAAGTACCAGCGCGCCCAGCTGGAGCACGCCATTGCCGTGCTGGTCGGCGTGCCGCCGGCGCAGTTCGCCCTGGCCGCCGTGGACGCCGTGCCGAGCCTGCCATCGGTGCCGGCGCTGCTGCCGTCGGAACTGCTGCAACGGCGCCCGGACGTGGCCTCGGCCGAGCGCAAAGTGATCGCCGCCAACGCGCAGATCGGCGTGGCCAAGGCCGCCTGGTTCCCCGACCTGACCCTCACCGCCGCCGGCGGCTACCGCAGCGGCAGCTTCCAGAACTGGATCGAGACGCCCAACCGCTACTGGTCCATCGGCCCGCAGTTCGCCATGACCCTGTTCGACGGCGGCCTGATCGCCTCGCAGGTCGAACAGGCCGAGGCCAGCTACGACCAGACCGTGGCCAGCTACCGGCAGACCGTGCTCGACAGCTTCCGCGAGGTGGAGGACTACATGGTCCAGCTCAAGGTGCTGGAGCAGGAGAGCGGCGTGCAGAAGGAGGCGCTGGACTCCGCCCGCGAAGCGCTGCGCCTGACCTTCAACCAGTACAAGGCCGGCACCATCGATTACGCCAACGTGGTCACCACCCAGACCACGGCGCTATCCAACGAGCGTACCCTGTTGACCCTGCAGGGCAGCCGGCTGACCGCGAGCGTGCAGCTGATCGCGGCGCTGGGTGGCGGCTGGGATACGGCGAAGATCGCCGAGGAAGGGCAGGCGAAGCGCGACTGA